The DNA window AACTTATCTATGACGGTGGGTCTCACTATATCCTTATAAGGCATAGTTATACCCACTTGAAGAAGAGATGAAATATGAACGCGTAGAAATTATTTTCTTACGCGTTTTTTTTCTTAATATAGGCCGCAAAAAATTAGAAGAGGTGGAAATAGTGTCAACTCCTTTGTTAAAAGAGCAAGAAAAGATTGTCGTTCTTGATTTCGGTAGTCAGTTCAACCAATTAATCACGCGTCGTATTCGTGAATTCGGTGTATTCTCGGAATTACATCCACATACGATTACTGCTGAAGAAATTAAAGAAATGAATGCAGTAGGTATCGTATTCTCAGGTGGCCCAAACTCTGTATATGATGAATCGGCATTCCATGTAGATCCAGCGATTTTTGAATTAGGTTTACCGATTTTAGGTATTTGTTATGGCATGCAGTTAATGGCCCACACACATGGCGGTAAAGTGGAAGGCGCGGCAACTCGTGAATACGGGAAAGCTGAAATTAACATTACTTCGGATAATAAATTATTTGCGGAATTACCAAAAGATCAAGTTGTATGGATGAGCCATGGTGACCATGTAACAGCAGTGCCAGAAGGTTTTGAAGTAATTGCGACAAGCCCGGCATGTTCGATTGCGGCAATGGCTGATACTTCTCGTAAATTTTATGCAGTACAATTCCACCCGGAAGTACGCCACTCTGTATACGGCAATGACTTACTGAAAAACTTCGTATTCAATGTTTGTGAAGCAAAAGGCGACTGGTCTATGGCAAACTTCATTGAAATCGAAATTGCGAAAATCCGTGAGCAAGTTGGTGACAAGCAAGTACTTTGTGCATTATCAGGCGGCGTTGATTCATCTGTAGTAGCAGTGTTAATCCACAAAGCAATCGGTGACCAATTAACTTGTATGTTCGTGGACCACAACTTAAACCGTAAAGGCGAAGTTGAGCAAGTTATGAAAACTTTCACA is part of the Solibacillus isronensis genome and encodes:
- the guaA gene encoding glutamine-hydrolyzing GMP synthase; the encoded protein is MVSTPLLKEQEKIVVLDFGSQFNQLITRRIREFGVFSELHPHTITAEEIKEMNAVGIVFSGGPNSVYDESAFHVDPAIFELGLPILGICYGMQLMAHTHGGKVEGAATREYGKAEINITSDNKLFAELPKDQVVWMSHGDHVTAVPEGFEVIATSPACSIAAMADTSRKFYAVQFHPEVRHSVYGNDLLKNFVFNVCEAKGDWSMANFIEIEIAKIREQVGDKQVLCALSGGVDSSVVAVLIHKAIGDQLTCMFVDHNLNRKGEVEQVMKTFTEDFDMKLIKIDARERFMNKLAGVSDPEQKRKIIGNEFIYVFDEESSKLKDMDFLAQGTLYTDIIESGTATAQTIKSHHNVGGLPEDMKFELIEPLNTLFKDEVRALGLELGLPEEVVWRQPFPGPGLGIRVLGEVTEEKLEIVREADYILREEIKKAGLERDIWQYFAVLPDIRSVGVMGDGRTYDYAIGIRGVTSIDGMTSDWARIPYDVLEKISVRIVNEVKHVNRVLYDITSKPPATIEWE